The DNA window GCCGCCGGTTGGGGGCGCAGCACTGTCTGGTGGTGAGCGCGTTGGGCGCCAATGCGGATTCCACCTTCTTATATAACCGCACCAAAGGCGAGATGGAGCAGGCGCTGCGCGAACAGCACTGGCCGCGCCTGACGCTGGTGCGGCCCTCCATGCTGGTGGGGGATCGCCCTGCGCCGCGCCTGATGGAGCGCCTCACGCTGCCGCTGTTCAGGCTGCTGCCCGGCAAATGGCGGGCGGTCGCCGCCAAAGACGTGGCGCAGACGCTGTTGCAGCAGGCGTTCACGCCGGGTGAAGGGGTCAGGGTGCTGGAGTCGGATCGGCTGCACTGCTACCGAGGCTGACGCTGAGGTGATCGAACGCCAGCTCCAGCCCGGCGGGCAGTTCGTGGTCCAGTAGCCACCGATCGAGATGATGGCTGATGTGCGTCAGCAGCGTGCGTTTGGGCTGCAGCAAGCGCTGCGTTTCCTGCGCGCGGGTCAGATCGTTGTGGTTGCGCGGCGCCTGCGGCTGAGGCGGCAGGCTGCAATCGAGCACCAGCAGATCCAGCGCCACGTTCTGCAGATAGTCGGCGGTGGCCGGCGGCAGGCCGACGGTGTCGGTCAGGTAGGCCAGTGAAGCGCCCGCCGCCTGGATCAGATAGCCGTGGGTCAGTTTGGAGTGTTGCAGCGGCAGCGGGGTGATGCGCATGCCGCCCAGTTCGACGGTGGCGAAGGGCGCCAGCGGCGGCTGAAACGCCAGAATGCCGGGGTGTTTGAACAGATCGTCGCAGCCCTGTTCATCCGGCGGGCCATATACCGGAATGGAATTTCCGCACCCCCAACGCAAAGGAAATAACCCCTGAACGTGATCCATGTGGTAATGTGTCAGTAAAAAACGTTGAATTTGCCCCGCCGAAAATCGCCGCTCCAAAGCCGGTAATCCCGCATCCAATAAGGTCGTTTCCCCCTGATAGTTGAGCATGGCGCTGCACGCTCGTCGCCGAAATGCCGGCTCGCGCCGCGCCCGTTGGCAGATCAGGCAGTCGCAGCCGAATACTGGCACCTGCTGCGCGCCGCCGGTGCCGAGAAAGGTCAGTTGCATCGCTCCCCTCCGTTAAAGGTACTGCTGCGCAAAGCGGTTGATGTCGCGAAAATCCGCCAGCCGCGCCTGCAGCGTAGCGTGATCCCAGTGCCACCACCGGCTGCGTTCGATGCGTTCTATCAGCACGTCGTCAAAGCGCATGCCGATCTTTTTGGCCGCCACGCCGGCGACGATGCTGTAGGGCTCCACATCCTTGGTGACCACCGCCGCGCTGCCGATCACTGCGCCGTTGCCGACGCTGACGCCCGGCATCAGGATGGCGTTATGGCCGATCCACACGTCGTGGCCAACGGTAACGTGGTGCTCGCGCCGCCAGTCGAAGAACGCCGCGTCATCTTCCCCCAGCCCGTATTCGGAAGCGCGGTAGGTGAAGTGGTGCTGCGCGATGCGCTGGTAGGTCGGGTGGTTGCCGGGATTGATGCGCGCATAGGAGGCGATGGAGACGAACTTGCCGATAGTGGCGTAAAAGATCTGGTTGTGCCCGGCGGTGTAGGAGTAGTCCCCCATCTCCACTTCTTCCAGGATTGCATCGTCGGCCAGGTGCACATACTGGCCGAGCCGGGTGCGGTTAAGGGTCACGTTGTCGCCGATTTTCGGCTGGGCGAAGTCGTTCATGGCGTCGCGTCCTGAGTTTGTCGGGTAGTGGTGGGCAGCAGCGCCAGCAGCGCCGCCAGGGTGTCGTCGAGTGGGCCGTCGTTGTGCAGCACCCGGCAGCCGGCGGGCAGACTCTGCTGATATTCCGCCGCCCGCGCCAGCCGCTGCTCGATCTGCTCGGCGCCTTCTCGCCCGCGATCCTGCAGGCGCTGGCGCAGGATCGCGGCGCTGACCTGCAGGCACACCGGCAGCAGCTGCGCCCCATAGCGCTGCTGTGCCTGCGGCAGGTGGGCGCGCGAACCGTTGACCGCCACGTCGATCCCTTGCAGCAGCCAAAGATCCACCTCGATCCCAAACGCGTAGCGCTGCTGGTGCGCCTGCCAGTCGAGCGCGAACAGCCCCTTGGCGCGGCGGCGCAGAAATTCCGGTTCGCTCAGCGCGATGTGATTCTCGCAGCCGGCGTCCGCCGGCCGGGTGATATAGCGGTGCGCCACCAGCGGCGCGTGGTCGGCGTCGGCCCGCAGCGCGGCCAGCAGGCTGTCCTTGCCTGCGCCGGAAGGCCCCATCAGATAGATGAGCCGCGCCATCAGAACACCTGCCTGCCCTGACGCCACACGTTCTGCACGTAAACGTGCTCGCCGTGCGGCCGCGCCAGCACCAGATCCGCCCGCAATCCTTCGGCGAGGGTGCCGCGATCCTGCAGATCCAGCGCCCGCGCCGGGTTGCGGGTGATCATACGCACCGCCTGGGGCAGATCGTAGGCGTTGCGCTCGTCCGCTGCGAGGCGAAACGCCGCGTCCAGCAGGCTGGCCGGGTAATAATCGGAAGAGAGAATGTCCAGCACGCCCAGCGCCGCCAGATGGTGCGCCGCCACGTTGCCGGAGTGGGAACCGCCGCGCACGATGTTCGGTGCGCCCATCAGTACCTGCAGGCCCTGCTGGTGCGAGGCGCGGGCGGCCGCCTCGGTGGTGGGGAACTCGGCAATCGCGCTGCCCAGCGCGCAGGATTCGGCCACGTGCTCGGCGGTGGCGTCGTCATGGCTGGCCAGCGAGATGCGGCGCGCGCGGCAGTGGGCGGCGATCGCCTCGCGGTTCGGTGCGGCCCAGCGGGCGGACAGGGCGACCTGCTGCTCCTCGTACTTGCTCATCTGCTGATCGTTGAGGTGGTATTTGCCCTGATAATATTCGCGGTATTTTTCGCGTGAGGCGAACTGGCGCTGGCCCGGCGAATGGTCCATCAGCGACACCAGCGACACGCCCGGCTTGTCCATCAGCTGTTCGAACAGCGGCAGGGTGCTCTCGTGCGGCAGCTCGCAGCGCAGGTGCAGCCGATGCTCGGCGCGGTTCACCCCGGCGCGCTGGCTGTGGATCACCGCGTCGATCATCTTCTGCAGGTTTTCCAGCCGGTGGCCGCCGTCGCGCACGTCGCCGATCGCCACTGCGTCCAGCACCGTGGTGATGCCGTTGGCCACCATCAGCGCATCGTGGCTGCTCATCGCCGAATGGGCCGGCCAGTCGACGTTCGGGCGCGGGGTGAAAAACTTGTCCAGGTTGTCGGTATGCAGCTCGATCAGCCCCGGCAGCAGCCAGCCGCCGTCGCCGTCCAGCGCCTGTGGCAGCCGGCTTGGGCCGTCGGCGAAGCTGCGGATCACGCCGTCCTGCATCTCCAGCGAGCCTTGCACCACCTGGTCATCCAGCACCAGCTTAACGTTATTGACGATCATCAGAGGGCCTCCAGCGCCTGCGGCGCCTGCATGTCATAAAGCCGGTCGGCGACCTGTCGGCGGACGCCTTCATCATGGAAAATGCCGACGATCGCCGCGCCGCGCGCCTTGGCGCGTTCGATAAGCTGCACCACCGCCGCGCTGTTGCGGCTGTCGAGCGAGGCGGTCGGTTCGTCCAGCAACAGGATCGGGTAATCGACGATAAAGCCGCGCGCGATGTTCACCCGCTGCTGTTCGCCGCCGGAGAAAGTGGACGGCGCCAGCGGCCACAGGCGCTGCGGCACGTTGAGCGCAGCGAGCAGCGCTTCGGCGCGTTCACGGCACTCGGCGCGCTCGACGCCCTGTTCCAGCAGCGGCTGCATCACCACCTCCAGCGCGCTGATGCGCGGGATCACCCGCAGGAACTGGCTGACCCAGCCCAGCGTATGGCGGCGCACCGCCAGAATCTGGCGCGCGTCGGCACTGACCATGTCCAGCCAGTCGCCCTGATGGTTGATCCAGATATGGCCGCTGTCCGGCAGGTAGTTGGCGTACAGCGAGCGCAGCAGGGTGGATTTGCCGCTGCCGGAGTGGCCGTGCAGCACCACGCATTCGCCGCCGTGGACCGTCAGGTTGGCGTCGTGCAGCACCGGCAGGCGGGTGCCGTATTGCTGATGCAGCACAAAGGTTTTACTGAGATGTTCAACTCGGATTTGCATAGTCATCTGTTATCGCCTTGGGTTACGACAGCACCGAAGAAACCAGCAGCTGGGTGTAGGGGTGGTGCGGATCGTCCAGCACCCGGTCGGTCAGGCCGCTCTCCACCACTTCGCCCTGTTTCATCACCAGCAGGCGGTGGGCCAGCAGCCGCGCCACGCCGAGATCGTGGGTGACGATCACCGCCGCCAGCTGCATCTCCACCACCAGGTTGCGCAGCAGATCGAGCAGGCGCGCCTGCACCGACACGTCCAGCCCGCCGGTCGGCTCGTCCATAAACACCAGTTTGGGGTGGGTGACCAGATTGCGGGCGATCTGCAGCCGCTGCTGCATGCCGCCGGAGAAGGTGGTCGGTAGATCGTCGAGGCGCGACAGCGGGATTTCGACGTCC is part of the Serratia surfactantfaciens genome and encodes:
- the phnN gene encoding ribose 1,5-bisphosphokinase — protein: MARLIYLMGPSGAGKDSLLAALRADADHAPLVAHRYITRPADAGCENHIALSEPEFLRRRAKGLFALDWQAHQQRYAFGIEVDLWLLQGIDVAVNGSRAHLPQAQQRYGAQLLPVCLQVSAAILRQRLQDRGREGAEQIEQRLARAAEYQQSLPAGCRVLHNDGPLDDTLAALLALLPTTTRQTQDATP
- the phnL gene encoding phosphonate C-P lyase system protein PhnL, with amino-acid sequence MTMQIRVEHLSKTFVLHQQYGTRLPVLHDANLTVHGGECVVLHGHSGSGKSTLLRSLYANYLPDSGHIWINHQGDWLDMVSADARQILAVRRHTLGWVSQFLRVIPRISALEVVMQPLLEQGVERAECRERAEALLAALNVPQRLWPLAPSTFSGGEQQRVNIARGFIVDYPILLLDEPTASLDSRNSAAVVQLIERAKARGAAIVGIFHDEGVRRQVADRLYDMQAPQALEAL
- a CDS encoding NAD(P)H-binding protein, encoding MARALLVGATGLVGRELLQRLQNDPQITAIVAPTRTPLPPHGKLTNPVGDALFELLSSLQQPVDLVFCCLGTTRQAAGSADAFRYVDYQLVVESALTGRRLGAQHCLVVSALGANADSTFLYNRTKGEMEQALREQHWPRLTLVRPSMLVGDRPAPRLMERLTLPLFRLLPGKWRAVAAKDVAQTLLQQAFTPGEGVRVLESDRLHCYRG
- a CDS encoding DapH/DapD/GlmU-related protein, giving the protein MNDFAQPKIGDNVTLNRTRLGQYVHLADDAILEEVEMGDYSYTAGHNQIFYATIGKFVSIASYARINPGNHPTYQRIAQHHFTYRASEYGLGEDDAAFFDWRREHHVTVGHDVWIGHNAILMPGVSVGNGAVIGSAAVVTKDVEPYSIVAGVAAKKIGMRFDDVLIERIERSRWWHWDHATLQARLADFRDINRFAQQYL
- the phnP gene encoding phosphonate metabolism protein PhnP, encoding MQLTFLGTGGAQQVPVFGCDCLICQRARREPAFRRRACSAMLNYQGETTLLDAGLPALERRFSAGQIQRFLLTHYHMDHVQGLFPLRWGCGNSIPVYGPPDEQGCDDLFKHPGILAFQPPLAPFATVELGGMRITPLPLQHSKLTHGYLIQAAGASLAYLTDTVGLPPATADYLQNVALDLLVLDCSLPPQPQAPRNHNDLTRAQETQRLLQPKRTLLTHISHHLDRWLLDHELPAGLELAFDHLSVSLGSSAADPTPAP
- the phnM gene encoding alpha-D-ribose 1-methylphosphonate 5-triphosphate diphosphatase, producing the protein MIVNNVKLVLDDQVVQGSLEMQDGVIRSFADGPSRLPQALDGDGGWLLPGLIELHTDNLDKFFTPRPNVDWPAHSAMSSHDALMVANGITTVLDAVAIGDVRDGGHRLENLQKMIDAVIHSQRAGVNRAEHRLHLRCELPHESTLPLFEQLMDKPGVSLVSLMDHSPGQRQFASREKYREYYQGKYHLNDQQMSKYEEQQVALSARWAAPNREAIAAHCRARRISLASHDDATAEHVAESCALGSAIAEFPTTEAAARASHQQGLQVLMGAPNIVRGGSHSGNVAAHHLAALGVLDILSSDYYPASLLDAAFRLAADERNAYDLPQAVRMITRNPARALDLQDRGTLAEGLRADLVLARPHGEHVYVQNVWRQGRQVF